The Enteractinococcus fodinae genome has a segment encoding these proteins:
- a CDS encoding SNF2-related protein, whose amino-acid sequence MGKLAGLLFDAQIEPKPHQIDAALFALQASSSPGVILADEVGLGKTIEAGIVLCQYWAERKRKILIIAPSSLRQQWQQELDEKFALPSRLLERKNKNELLKPHSTLPTHILICSYEFVQRNKNELIRHWDVVVADEAHRLRSFWKKDAKIAQSVSEVMRSSRKSLLLTATPLQNRLEELYGLVSVFDQNFFHSFEGFRERYIEHPYNTNNDDLSKRISHLVKRTLRSEAQKYIRFTERIPRTLGFMPSSEERELYDKVNTYLQRPFLYAFAKSQRHLSALIIRKRLGSSTYAVATTLEAIASRLEAEIKSGQIRNNRGVLLDDDMTAEELEAFEGDSEDATDFPLLSHRQEMIDEARELRSYAELARSIRVNQKAIKLIEALTLGFEKLREIGAPQKAIIFTDSTVTQEYLAETLRNSGWGDGLVLFNGANSSPETRAIYQQWLATNEGSDLVTGVQSVDIRKALVDEFRERGTIMIATEAAAEGINLQFCSMLVNYDLPWNPQRVEQRIGRVHRYGQKHNVVVVNFSNQGNVAEERILELLTDKFKLFTSVFGASDDVLGSIEDGFNFEKKIGEILQNCKTSDEINAAFEELETQYQSEIQAEMQATRARVFDNLDPNVRDKLKNYDAEKDSVLTKFERLLLQVTRRELNDLAVFDDGAHSFTLQRPPAPDIPQGRYFFKSKPEKGAHQYRFTSDLGQYVVTSALSNPTPERELLFSHSTSKRASATTEALIGQQGVLRIELLTFSMQAGTDIVKESYILAAGITKQGEHLDAEQIEQILDLNCVEVGSVERIDSTTITPLLASQASSIQEEVQTRSATYAIEQSDLIDSRLKDHKAEFDAEIRNINQKEERARSLERRTTDLTERLRYRKEIRRYSRQADDLYETYREERSQLDRQAEEYIDMMEAALGGTSKQEHIFTIRWSIC is encoded by the coding sequence GTGGGAAAACTTGCGGGGTTGCTCTTCGATGCTCAAATCGAACCTAAACCTCACCAGATCGACGCAGCACTTTTTGCCCTACAAGCCTCATCTTCGCCTGGGGTCATCCTCGCAGATGAAGTCGGGTTAGGGAAAACCATCGAAGCCGGTATTGTGTTATGTCAGTATTGGGCTGAACGCAAACGGAAGATCCTTATTATTGCGCCTTCATCGCTACGCCAGCAATGGCAACAAGAACTGGACGAAAAATTTGCTTTACCTTCACGCCTTTTAGAGAGAAAGAACAAGAACGAGCTACTAAAGCCCCATTCCACCCTTCCGACTCACATCTTGATATGTTCATACGAGTTCGTACAACGAAATAAAAACGAGCTCATAAGGCATTGGGATGTCGTGGTTGCGGACGAAGCTCACCGACTTCGGTCCTTCTGGAAAAAAGACGCTAAGATCGCGCAATCTGTCTCGGAAGTTATGCGTTCCTCCAGAAAGTCTCTATTGCTTACTGCAACGCCCCTGCAAAACAGACTTGAGGAGCTCTATGGGCTCGTTTCAGTTTTTGACCAAAATTTCTTCCATTCTTTCGAAGGTTTCAGAGAACGTTACATAGAACATCCTTATAACACCAATAACGATGACCTCTCCAAACGAATTTCTCATTTGGTAAAACGGACGTTGAGATCAGAGGCTCAGAAATATATACGATTTACGGAGCGTATACCCCGCACGTTAGGCTTCATGCCATCTTCAGAGGAGCGCGAACTATATGACAAGGTGAATACTTACCTTCAACGCCCATTCCTCTATGCTTTCGCTAAGTCTCAACGGCACCTATCAGCCCTGATCATTCGCAAGCGTCTCGGTTCTTCGACTTATGCAGTTGCTACAACTCTCGAAGCCATTGCCAGCCGACTCGAGGCAGAGATTAAGTCCGGGCAGATCCGAAATAACAGGGGCGTGCTCCTAGACGATGACATGACCGCTGAAGAGTTGGAAGCCTTCGAGGGCGACTCCGAGGATGCGACTGATTTTCCTCTCCTGAGCCACCGACAAGAAATGATCGACGAAGCTCGAGAGCTGCGATCCTACGCGGAACTAGCACGATCTATCCGCGTCAATCAGAAAGCTATAAAGCTCATAGAAGCACTAACACTAGGATTCGAAAAACTTAGAGAGATTGGTGCCCCTCAAAAGGCAATAATTTTCACGGATTCAACAGTAACCCAGGAGTACCTCGCAGAAACACTGCGAAATTCTGGATGGGGCGATGGTTTGGTCCTTTTTAACGGGGCCAATTCTTCACCAGAAACCAGAGCTATCTATCAACAATGGCTTGCGACTAATGAGGGATCAGATCTCGTCACTGGCGTCCAGTCAGTCGATATAAGAAAAGCTCTCGTGGACGAGTTTCGAGAGCGCGGTACCATCATGATTGCTACCGAAGCTGCTGCAGAAGGCATTAATCTCCAATTCTGCTCTATGCTCGTAAACTACGATCTACCCTGGAACCCCCAAAGGGTTGAGCAGCGGATCGGGCGTGTGCACAGATACGGTCAAAAGCACAACGTCGTCGTTGTTAATTTTTCGAACCAAGGAAATGTTGCCGAGGAACGTATTCTTGAGTTACTGACTGATAAGTTTAAACTCTTTACCTCCGTTTTCGGTGCTTCTGATGATGTTCTGGGTTCGATTGAAGACGGCTTCAATTTCGAGAAGAAGATCGGAGAGATTCTCCAAAACTGTAAAACTTCTGATGAAATCAATGCCGCTTTCGAAGAACTGGAAACGCAGTACCAATCAGAGATTCAAGCAGAGATGCAGGCGACACGTGCTCGGGTCTTCGATAATCTCGATCCCAATGTGCGAGACAAACTAAAAAATTATGATGCGGAGAAAGACTCCGTACTTACGAAGTTTGAGCGTCTTCTACTACAGGTTACTAGACGAGAACTGAATGACCTTGCGGTCTTCGATGACGGTGCTCACAGTTTCACCCTCCAACGGCCGCCCGCGCCTGACATCCCCCAAGGCCGCTATTTCTTCAAATCAAAGCCTGAAAAAGGCGCTCACCAGTATCGTTTCACTAGCGATTTGGGACAATACGTCGTCACCTCTGCACTTTCCAACCCTACGCCCGAACGAGAGCTGCTCTTCTCGCATTCAACATCGAAAAGAGCATCCGCCACCACCGAAGCACTGATTGGACAGCAGGGTGTCCTACGCATCGAATTACTCACCTTTAGCATGCAAGCCGGCACGGACATTGTTAAAGAGTCGTATATCCTCGCAGCAGGCATAACAAAGCAGGGTGAGCATCTTGATGCAGAACAAATCGAACAGATTCTCGATTTAAACTGTGTAGAGGTTGGTTCTGTAGAACGAATAGATAGCACTACCATCACACCTTTGTTAGCATCTCAAGCTTCTTCTATTCAAGAAGAGGTTCAGACGCGATCCGCCACTTACGCTATCGAGCAAAGTGACCTTATCGATTCACGTCTAAAAGACCATAAGGCAGAATTCGACGCTGAAATTCGCAATATAAACCAGAAAGAGGAACGGGCTCGCTCTCTAGAAAGAAGAACAACTGATCTCACCGAACGCCTGCGATATCGAAAAGAGATACGACGATATTCACGTCAAGCCGACGACCTCTACGAAACGTACCGTGAGGAACGGTCTCAGCTAGACCGTCAAGCTGAAGAATACATAGATATGATGGAAGCAGCGCTCGGAGGCACGAGTAAACAAGAGCACATATTCACAATCCGCTGGA
- a CDS encoding DEAD/DEAH box helicase has translation MRYTLKDYQAEAVEKVLDRITQAQDMYKRHGALSQFSLSATTGAGKTVMAAAVIEALLFGSDEFDFPRDPGAVVLWFSDDPSLNEQSRARIQSAASELDWRMQIISNDFRQSTFQPGHVYFLNTQKLSKNSLLVKGHEPSSDDEGTLLTLEKPRPDEVQSTIYDTIANTVKNEDLTLYLILDEAHRGMKPERNRTTIVQRLINGHGSVPSIPIVFGISATVERFDQAMKNIKERTALPSVEVDSALVQASGLLKDDIVLSIPAEAGSYESVLLRHAVEKIRSSTAAWNEYTSTQEGTERVEPLLVVQMADKPSAEDLTATLDTIYEAWPELEHDAVANVFGEREKLHFGSYVVPYIEPQRVQDAKHIRVLLAKSAISTGWDCPRAEVLISFRPASDRTHITQLLGRMIRTPLARRIPGNELLNSVDCILPYFDKKTAKLVANMLMQGATRKDDEAETGGGEGRRVLFEPVELHPNQKMPDELWQKFTALPTVSIPQRQAKPIKRFTALAAALAKDGIVENAVKHSRKTLNKVIASRVVQYREEVDAAREDVLTMSGETLRARIGGGPLISTSFNLSADPRAIIESYNSASRRLSAALCSSYVDYLVPTDANEDDLLEAYVEVAAIGLVPELVESIESEVGRLATEWLDDTRVDRKDLPDEHQAEYERLEGMATSPERVSLALPQAGQADTKMWRTEEGDPITLPVDRNHLLVSDEGTFPLNLLGWEQHVLKTESTRSNFVGWWRNPDRAVKDSLAIAYRDPSGQWKALRPDFIFFAEGSNGIVADLVDPHGYHLADALPKLRGLAKFTEDYGTEFRRIESVAEINGVYRVLDLKKDQVRKAIREYQDAKALYTSDLATDYR, from the coding sequence ATGCGCTACACCCTCAAGGACTACCAAGCAGAAGCCGTCGAAAAGGTCCTCGACCGCATAACTCAGGCGCAAGACATGTATAAGCGTCATGGTGCCCTGTCTCAGTTTTCTTTGTCAGCGACAACCGGCGCCGGAAAGACGGTCATGGCTGCTGCTGTGATTGAAGCTTTGCTGTTTGGTTCAGATGAGTTCGACTTTCCTAGAGATCCAGGTGCCGTCGTTCTATGGTTCTCCGATGACCCCTCGCTTAACGAACAGTCACGTGCGCGAATCCAGTCAGCGGCCAGCGAGTTGGATTGGCGTATGCAAATTATCTCTAACGATTTTCGTCAGAGCACTTTTCAGCCAGGGCATGTCTATTTTCTCAATACTCAAAAACTCAGTAAGAATTCACTGTTAGTAAAAGGCCATGAGCCAAGCTCAGATGACGAAGGCACTCTTCTCACCTTGGAGAAACCGCGCCCCGATGAAGTTCAATCAACTATTTATGACACCATCGCAAACACGGTTAAAAACGAGGATCTCACCCTTTATTTAATACTTGATGAAGCACACCGCGGTATGAAACCGGAACGCAATCGAACCACGATTGTCCAACGCCTCATTAATGGCCACGGCAGCGTTCCATCGATTCCTATCGTCTTTGGTATTTCGGCCACGGTTGAGCGATTCGACCAGGCAATGAAAAACATAAAGGAGCGGACGGCCCTACCAAGCGTTGAAGTTGACTCCGCTTTGGTTCAGGCTTCAGGCCTCCTGAAGGACGACATCGTCCTGTCGATTCCAGCCGAGGCGGGCTCATACGAATCAGTATTGCTCCGCCATGCCGTAGAGAAGATCAGGTCGTCGACAGCCGCTTGGAATGAATACACGAGTACGCAAGAGGGCACCGAGCGAGTCGAACCGTTACTCGTGGTTCAAATGGCAGATAAACCTTCAGCGGAAGACTTAACGGCAACCTTGGATACGATTTACGAGGCCTGGCCAGAGCTTGAGCATGACGCTGTTGCGAATGTTTTTGGTGAACGCGAAAAACTTCACTTCGGTAGTTATGTCGTCCCCTATATCGAACCGCAGCGTGTTCAAGACGCTAAACATATTCGAGTATTGTTAGCGAAGTCCGCGATTTCAACTGGTTGGGACTGCCCACGCGCTGAGGTGCTTATTTCGTTCCGGCCCGCTTCAGATCGTACGCATATTACTCAATTGCTGGGCCGAATGATTCGTACGCCTCTTGCGCGGCGCATTCCTGGCAATGAGCTGTTGAACTCGGTTGACTGCATTTTGCCTTATTTCGATAAGAAAACTGCGAAACTCGTCGCCAATATGCTCATGCAGGGTGCCACTCGAAAAGACGACGAGGCAGAAACCGGGGGTGGAGAAGGTCGTCGCGTACTGTTTGAACCAGTCGAGTTACATCCCAATCAAAAGATGCCAGATGAGCTGTGGCAGAAGTTCACGGCCCTTCCTACAGTTTCAATTCCACAACGACAAGCCAAGCCCATCAAACGGTTCACCGCTCTCGCGGCCGCTCTGGCAAAAGATGGGATCGTGGAGAATGCTGTAAAACACTCCCGCAAAACGTTAAACAAAGTCATTGCATCCCGTGTTGTGCAATATAGAGAAGAAGTCGATGCCGCTCGCGAAGATGTTCTCACGATGTCGGGGGAAACTCTTCGTGCACGTATAGGCGGAGGCCCTCTCATCAGCACTTCGTTTAATCTCTCTGCTGATCCCCGGGCGATTATAGAATCCTACAACTCCGCTTCCAGGCGCCTCAGCGCAGCTCTTTGTTCATCTTATGTTGACTACCTTGTTCCAACAGACGCAAATGAAGATGATCTGTTAGAGGCTTATGTCGAAGTGGCAGCTATAGGTTTGGTCCCTGAACTTGTTGAGAGTATTGAAAGCGAAGTGGGACGTCTGGCAACAGAATGGCTCGACGATACGCGTGTGGATCGAAAAGATCTACCCGATGAACACCAAGCCGAATACGAACGACTCGAAGGCATGGCAACTAGTCCCGAACGCGTTAGTCTCGCGCTGCCACAAGCCGGACAAGCTGATACAAAAATGTGGCGGACAGAAGAGGGTGACCCCATCACATTACCTGTCGACAGAAACCATCTGCTTGTATCCGATGAAGGTACGTTCCCACTTAACCTCCTCGGCTGGGAACAACATGTGCTGAAGACAGAATCTACGCGAAGCAACTTTGTGGGGTGGTGGAGAAACCCGGATCGCGCCGTCAAAGATTCATTGGCGATCGCGTATCGAGATCCTTCAGGGCAGTGGAAAGCTCTGCGCCCAGACTTCATCTTCTTTGCTGAAGGCAGCAACGGGATAGTCGCCGATTTGGTAGATCCTCATGGATATCATCTTGCAGATGCGCTTCCGAAACTCCGTGGTCTCGCCAAATTCACAGAGGACTACGGCACCGAATTCCGTCGCATCGAATCCGTGGCCGAAATCAACGGAGTATATCGCGTGCTCGACCTCAAAAAGGATCAGGTTCGAAAAGCCATCCGTGAATATCAGGACGCCAAAGCACTGTACACCTCCGATTTAGCAACAGATTACAGATAA
- a CDS encoding site-specific DNA-methyltransferase, translating into MSRLTDLLRQVRQADTQLAKDLEAEINQLTNRRTFGLVFEPHQPEAVELPGRSIRRGDKVRLLPPRGETKSADSRLWRVQTIESSNGQRIAHLLEANTDQPDSCSAPTEDLVVIAEFSDRIYPGLVETGRVERGGDKPFHTVINAENYHALQLLTYTHRQTIDAIYIDPPYNSGAKDWKYNNNYVEGDDDYRHSKWLAFMERRLKIARDLLNPDDSVLIVTIDEKEVHRLGLLLEQTFPEADIQMITSVINPSGSSRLGSFSRSDEYILFVFVGAAQIVPGRDDMLRGNLKERPVRWDGLARRGATGRRTARPNLFYPVFFHKHNGRYHSVGEPLDISESRHEVDSPAGTFPVFPISQDGSEATWGISHIKFDSHIRNGYLKFGPYDKKRRWRAIYHVQSGTIKAIEAGEIEVHGKNEDGTLLLGALNKPVRPMTTWNKQSHSAGDYGSSLLRRILPNRKFPFPKSLYAVEDTLRFFVKDKPEAKVLDFFAGSGTTAHAVMRLNKQDGGRRQSISVTNNEVSAEEQRTLRKAGLRPGDPDWEALGICDYVTKPRITAAITGQTPEGQPIKGDYRFNDEFPMADGFNENAAYFTLTYETPLAVRHHRAFKRIAPMLWLRAGAHGRIITDLGDQGWDIAQAYAVLANFDQTDEFLTAIREHPGCLTVYLITDDDTAFQMICRELPEHLRPVQLYESYLHNFTINQGQPH; encoded by the coding sequence GTGTCTAGGCTGACTGATCTCCTGCGGCAAGTGCGCCAAGCCGATACGCAATTGGCCAAAGACCTCGAAGCCGAGATTAACCAACTGACCAACCGGCGCACCTTCGGTCTAGTCTTTGAGCCCCACCAGCCCGAAGCCGTGGAACTGCCCGGACGCAGCATCCGGCGTGGTGACAAAGTCCGTCTCCTGCCCCCGCGCGGTGAGACCAAATCAGCAGATTCCCGGCTCTGGCGCGTCCAGACGATCGAGTCTTCCAACGGTCAACGAATCGCCCACCTGCTCGAGGCCAACACCGACCAGCCTGACAGCTGTAGCGCCCCCACCGAGGACCTCGTTGTGATCGCGGAATTTAGCGACCGGATCTACCCTGGCCTGGTGGAAACCGGGCGGGTAGAACGCGGCGGAGATAAACCCTTCCACACCGTCATCAACGCCGAAAACTATCACGCCCTACAATTATTGACCTACACCCACCGGCAGACCATCGATGCCATCTACATCGACCCGCCCTACAATTCCGGGGCCAAAGACTGGAAATACAACAACAACTACGTCGAAGGCGACGACGACTACCGCCACTCCAAATGGCTCGCCTTCATGGAACGCCGCCTCAAGATCGCCCGCGATCTGCTCAACCCCGACGACTCCGTGCTCATCGTCACCATCGACGAAAAAGAAGTACACCGGTTAGGACTCCTGCTCGAACAGACCTTCCCCGAAGCCGATATCCAAATGATCACAAGTGTCATTAACCCTAGTGGATCCAGTCGTTTAGGTAGCTTTTCGAGGTCTGACGAGTACATACTATTTGTATTTGTAGGAGCTGCTCAAATAGTCCCTGGTAGAGATGACATGTTACGGGGCAATCTAAAGGAACGCCCTGTCAGATGGGATGGTCTTGCTCGTCGGGGCGCGACAGGTAGACGAACAGCGAGGCCAAACCTTTTCTATCCGGTCTTCTTTCACAAACACAACGGTCGATATCACTCTGTAGGTGAACCCTTAGATATTTCTGAAAGCCGTCACGAGGTAGATTCTCCCGCTGGGACTTTTCCTGTATTCCCGATCTCTCAAGACGGTTCAGAAGCAACATGGGGAATCTCCCATATTAAGTTTGATTCACATATCAGAAACGGCTACCTCAAATTTGGCCCTTATGACAAAAAAAGACGTTGGCGAGCCATCTACCACGTACAAAGCGGCACCATTAAAGCGATTGAGGCTGGAGAGATCGAAGTCCATGGCAAAAATGAGGATGGCACATTGCTTCTGGGTGCACTCAATAAGCCAGTGCGTCCGATGACAACATGGAATAAGCAGTCCCACAGTGCTGGAGACTATGGTAGTTCCCTCCTGCGTCGAATATTGCCAAATCGTAAGTTCCCGTTTCCGAAGTCGTTGTATGCGGTCGAGGACACGCTGCGGTTTTTTGTCAAAGATAAGCCCGAGGCCAAGGTCCTGGATTTCTTTGCTGGCTCAGGCACCACCGCGCATGCCGTAATGCGGCTCAATAAACAAGACGGTGGGCGGCGACAGTCGATTTCGGTGACCAATAACGAGGTCTCTGCAGAAGAACAACGCACCCTGCGCAAAGCCGGGTTGCGCCCCGGCGATCCCGACTGGGAAGCCCTCGGGATCTGTGACTACGTTACCAAACCTCGTATTACTGCTGCCATCACCGGCCAGACCCCAGAGGGTCAACCAATCAAAGGCGACTACCGGTTCAACGATGAATTCCCCATGGCCGACGGGTTTAACGAAAACGCCGCCTACTTCACCCTAACCTACGAAACCCCACTGGCCGTCCGCCACCACCGCGCCTTTAAACGCATCGCCCCGATGCTCTGGCTCCGGGCCGGCGCACACGGCCGGATCATCACCGATCTCGGCGACCAGGGCTGGGACATAGCCCAAGCCTACGCCGTGCTAGCAAACTTCGATCAGACCGATGAGTTCCTCACCGCCATACGAGAGCACCCAGGGTGCTTAACGGTCTATCTCATCACCGACGACGACACGGCCTTCCAGATGATCTGCCGCGAACTGCCCGAACACCTACGCCCCGTCCAACTCTACGAATCCTACCTGCATAACTTCACCATCAACCAAGGACAACCACACTAA